A window of Rattus norvegicus strain BN/NHsdMcwi chromosome 14, GRCr8, whole genome shotgun sequence contains these coding sequences:
- the Hs3st1 gene encoding heparan sulfate glucosamine 3-O-sulfotransferase 1 precursor: MTLLLLLGTVLLVAQPQLVPSHPAAPGPGLKQQELLRKVIILPEDTGEGAATNGSTQQLPQTIIIGVRKGGTRALLEMLSLHPDVAAAENEVHFFDWEEHYSQGLGWYLTQMPFSSPHQLTVEKTPAYFTSPKVPERIHSMNPTIRLLLILRDPSERVLSDYTQVLYNHLQKHKPYPPIEDLLMRDGRLNVDYKALNRSLYHAHMLNWLRFFPLGHIHIVDGDRLIRDPFPEIQKVERFLKLSPQINASNFYFNKTKGFYCLRDSGKDRCLHESKGRAHPQVDPKLLDKLHEYFHEPNKKFFKLVGRTFDWH, encoded by the coding sequence ATGACcttgctgctgctcctgggcaCGGTGCTGCTGGTGGCCCAGCCCCAGCTCGTGCCTTCCCACCCGGCTGCTCCTGGCCCGGGACTCAAACAGCAGGAGCTTCTGAGGAAGGTGATTATTCTCCCGGAGGACACTGGAGAAGGTGCAGCCACCAATGGTTCCACTCAGCAGCTGCCACAGACTATCATCATTGGAGTACGCAAGGGTGGTACCCGAGCCCTGCTGGAGATGCTCAGCCTGCATCCTGATGTTGCGGCAGCTGAAAACGAGGTCCATTTCTTTGACTGGGAGGAACATTATAGCCAAGGCCTGGGCTGGTACctcacccagatgcccttctcctccccacaccAGCTCACGGTAGAGAAGACACCTGCCTACTTCACTTCGCCCAAAGTGCCTGAGAGAATCCACAGCATGAACCCTACTATCCGCCTGCTGCTCATCCTGAGGGACCCATCCGAACGTGTGCTATCCGACTACACCCAGGTGTTGTACAACCACCTTCAGAAGCACAAACCTTACCCACCCATTGAGGACCTCCTAATGCGGGACGGACGGCTCAACGTGGACTACAAGGCTCTCAACCGCAGCCTGTACCATGCACACATGCTGAACTGGCTGCGTTTTTTCCCACTGGGCCACATCCACATCGTGGATGGCGACCGTCTCATCAGAGACCCTTTCCCTGAGATCCAGAAAGTCGAAAGGTTCCTCAAGCTGTCTCCACAGATCAACGCCTCGAACTTCTACTTTaacaaaaccaagggcttctactgCCTGCGGGACAGTGGCAAGGACCGCTGCTTACATGAGTCCAAAGGCCGGGCGCACCCTCAAGTAGATCCCAAACTACTTGATAAACTGCACGAATATTTTCATGAGCCAAATAAGAAATTTTTCAAGCTCGTGGGCAGAACATTCGACTGGCACTAA